The following proteins are co-located in the Candidatus Methylomirabilota bacterium genome:
- a CDS encoding PilZ domain-containing protein, with translation MKPQKPLADEGDAMNDLAGERRSPRIPCDLPLEYEIKGLGLRDGRITNLGTTGALLTTEDPVPLGTEMVLNFRLPLTDRPLRTACKVKWVGVRSVGVVFAHLNFQEKDEIWRFYARDSSKKRQARS, from the coding sequence ATGAAACCACAGAAACCCTTGGCGGATGAGGGCGATGCGATGAATGACCTGGCCGGTGAGAGACGGTCGCCCCGTATTCCTTGTGACCTTCCGTTGGAGTATGAAATCAAGGGTCTTGGCCTTCGGGACGGGCGGATCACCAATCTCGGGACCACGGGGGCGCTGCTCACCACGGAGGATCCGGTCCCGCTCGGGACCGAGATGGTTCTGAACTTCCGCCTCCCCCTCACCGACCGGCCCCTCCGGACGGCCTGCAAAGTGAAGTGGGTGGGTGTACGCTCGGTGGGTGTGGTGTTCGCCCACCTCAACTTTCAGGAAAAAGACGAAATCTGGAGGTTCTACGCGAGGGATTCGTCCAAAAAACGGCAAGCCCGTTCGTAG